From the genome of Hymenobacter cellulosilyticus, one region includes:
- a CDS encoding M20/M25/M40 family metallo-hydrolase, producing MDLLRTLCQLAAPAGNEAPMTEFLLNYIAQQQSSWRVQPQVLAGEGFQDCIILVFGQPRTAVFAHIDSIGFTVRYGQQLVRIGGPQAETGYRLVGQDAQGAIDCTLTVDAKTGELGYEFTRLIERGTELTFYCDFRETDTTVQSCYLDNRLGVWNALRLAETLENGIIAFSCWEEHGGGSVAYLAKYIYEQYGVRQALISDITWVTEGVHPGEGVVISLRDSLIPRRAYVDRIRRIAQESGIPYQLEVEGSGGSDAKELQHGAQPWDWCFIGAPEDHVHSPDELVDKQDIASMLALYQVLMEKL from the coding sequence ATGGACCTTCTACGAACCTTGTGCCAATTGGCTGCTCCGGCTGGCAATGAGGCCCCAATGACTGAATTCCTTTTAAACTACATTGCCCAGCAGCAAAGCTCGTGGCGGGTGCAGCCGCAGGTACTGGCCGGGGAAGGATTTCAGGATTGCATTATTTTGGTATTTGGCCAACCCCGCACGGCAGTTTTCGCGCACATTGATAGTATTGGCTTCACGGTTCGGTACGGTCAACAATTGGTACGTATTGGTGGCCCACAGGCGGAAACGGGCTACCGGTTGGTCGGACAAGATGCACAGGGCGCCATCGACTGCACGCTCACCGTCGATGCTAAAACCGGGGAGTTGGGTTATGAGTTCACCCGGCTTATTGAGCGGGGCACCGAGCTAACATTCTACTGCGACTTTCGCGAAACCGATACTACCGTGCAGTCGTGCTACCTCGACAACCGTCTGGGCGTCTGGAATGCGCTACGGCTGGCCGAAACCCTGGAAAATGGCATCATAGCCTTCAGCTGCTGGGAAGAGCACGGCGGTGGCTCGGTGGCCTATCTGGCCAAGTACATCTACGAGCAGTACGGCGTGCGCCAAGCCCTGATTTCGGACATTACCTGGGTTACGGAAGGCGTGCACCCCGGCGAAGGCGTGGTCATCTCCCTGCGCGACTCCCTGATTCCGCGGCGCGCTTACGTCGACCGAATTCGGCGCATTGCTCAGGAATCGGGCATTCCGTACCAATTGGAAGTGGAAGGCAGCGGTGGCTCCGATGCCAAAGAACTGCAGCACGGAGCTCAGCCCTGGGACTGGTGCTTTATCGGCGCGCCCGAAGACCACGTGCATTCCCCCGACGAGCTCGTTGATAAACAGGACATTGCCAGTATGTTAGCACTCTACCAGGTGCTGATGGAAAAGCTCTGA